One window from the genome of Nicotiana tomentosiformis chromosome 5, ASM39032v3, whole genome shotgun sequence encodes:
- the LOC104087112 gene encoding uncharacterized protein, which yields MTKAMETETQEVVTPGQVLGKASQLKAGKGASVSTEHDTVYASLTGFRSLIPPPSDSPDQRPTVEVTGHKSHGAVPQPGSIVFARVTKVMPRMASADIVCVDSKSVREKFTGIIRQQDVRATEIDKVDMHLSFRPGDIVRALVLSLGDARAYYLSTAKNELGVVSAESAAGGTMVPISWTEMQCPLTGQVEQRKVAKVEA from the exons ATGACGAAAGCAATGGAAACTGAGACTCAAGAGGTGGTGACGCCGGGACAAGTATTGGGTAAAGCGTCACAGTTGAAAGCCGGAAAAGGAGCTTCCGTTTCAACCGAACACGACACCGTTTACGCCTCTCTGACCGGTTTCCGTTCTCTCATACCTCCGCCTTCCGACTCTCCTGACCAG AGACCAACAGTGGAAGTTACTGGTCATAAGTCCCATGGAGCTGTTCCTCAGCCCGGTTCCATTGTTTTTGCTAGA GTCACTAAGGTGATGCCTAGAATGGCTTCAGCAGACATAGTTTGTGTTGATTCCAAGTCTGTGCGTGAGAAATTCACCGGCATTATTAG GCAACAGGATGTGAGAGCAACTGAGATTGACAAAGTCGACATGCATTTGTCCTTCCGCCCGGGTGATATTGTCCGTGCATTGGTG CTATCACTTGGAGATGCACGGGCATATTATCTGTCAACTGCAAAAAATGAGCTGGGTGTTGTATCTGCTGAAAGTGCAGCTG GTGGTACCATGGTTCCAATTAGCTGGACAGAAATGCAGTGCCCTCTAACAGGTCAAGTAGAACAGAGAAAGGTGGCCAAGGTTGAAGCTTGA